The genomic segment CAGGATTAATCCAATTGCAAGCATTGCTATGAAAATAACGGAGCCAAATATGATTCCCAGTAGCTTCTTGTCATTGGAGCTTCTTTTTGCCCCATTATTCCCTGAAGCAAAGAAAGATAAAACAGAATTAGTTAGCCAATTTTCTCCCTGTCTCAATAGAATGTATAAAATATGGTCAATTGGAATGCTATAATCAAATCTAGAAAGTAGGAAGAACATCAAGGAAGGATGGATACCTAGTTCTGAGGCAGCCACTCGGATATAGAGGTCCTGCCCACCATCAGAGAATTCTCTTATGTCAATCAAATCTCTAAACCAAAGGATGCAACCACTTCCTCCTCCTCTGACATCTGAGTTCGCATATGCCGTGCAAGAGCAATTGTTAGAACACAATTCGCCACATTTCTCAAGTCCAATGCTCTTATTAACCGACGCATAAGTCGTATCTGGCAATTTCACTCCTGCGTGCTTCAAAAACCCATCTCCTTTATCACAATCCAACAGAGTCCTTCGAGCACATCCATCAGACCAATCTAGGAAACTCCAATCTCGAGGAGACTTGGGTTCAAATCCTTGCAAGCATGAACATACAGGAGATTTGTTAATGTTACAACTAGCATACGCACCGCAAAAGGCATAATTGTCACATTGATCAACTATCACTGCATAATAAAGCACCCAACTATGCGACCTATCAATCCAGGTGAAGCGCTGTGAAACACCAGACGCATTCAGTACCATCCTTGAAAAAACGGAACTGTTCAGTAACTCATATTTGTAATAAACGTATGTCTCATTTGATACGAATTCGTATGTGTATACTGGATTTCTCACCATTGCTTGAGCCCCAGTCCAACGAATGCCATTCCATGACCCTGCTCTAAACTGTATTACAGACCCTTTCTTAAGGACTAACTGTGGAACCCCATGAAGATCTATCCGAAATGTAAAGTCACCATAAGCAGGATCATCCGTGCTCTTCCAAGATGATAAAAACCAGTCAAAACCAGAAGCCAAGTTTCTTCCAAGCTTCATGCCTGGCAGCAAGGTATCACATGGATAATCAAAGCTCTGCCATAAATACTTATCTGGGCCATCATCATTTCCATCTTCCACCACAAGGTTACCAGACTCCAAAAGCCTTGCATCTGGAATATTCTCTGCTGCTCTTGATGTATTTGATGACCAAACAATTCCTTTTGTGCTATTGAGAAGAACAAGATTTCCTTGTGCAGTAACTTTTAGCACCCCCAAATGATCAAAAAGCGGTGCTTCTCTATTAGCTACCCACACAACAGTCCCCATGGATATCTTCTTGTACCAAATTCCTAAATATCGATTTCTTGAACTACCTGGGCTGAAAAATCCAAGTTCAAAGCTTTCACCTGGTGAAACTATCGTCTGGCCATCACTGATGGGTTGACTCGGAGTTACAGTGTCCAGAGTAGTAGAGGTTCTTATGctggagagaagaaaagagcACAAGAAAAGCAGTCTTTCCAAAGATTTTTTTGTGGTTCCTTTCATGGCAGATTGCTTCTGTTGCGAGACAGAATCACGTGTATGCAATCTGGACTTGGGAAAATGATCAACTAAATTGTAACCTGGGCATTAATGGCGTGAAGGTGTTAGGTCCAATTTTGAAAGACATTCGAAAATATAATGAACTTAGCTATGATTTATGTGTTGGAAAGTCTTAGATgtctttttcttgtattttcacATTTTCACTCAACAAATTTCAGCATGGACGACGACAATGAATTTATCTTCTTGtccttcaaaaaacaaaaaactgtaGACTAAAGGTTGCGGATAGATTGTCTTTATAATGtagcattttgatatatttaaattaatcaggaaaagtattttccttttaaattgtatagtaaattatcataaatattattaagattAATACATTATTAGGTGTCAATGAAGAGtagattatatttttactaataaagtatacaataaaataactaatttaacCTTGTATAGGTAAATGCctaaggatttatttttttatcattattttaagctaatatattttcaattttaacctttaatatttattttatttgagattaggctttgtgttttttatatgctttctacatcctttgtttttttttttatttggtgggGTTATCTAAggtctttttattatttgttctttgttaaatatattttctcaaaattaatttttttttaaaattaaatagaattaattaattgaatataaTCGAATActcatttcattatattttgtttagtttgcTTTTTCTAGGGTATTGCTTTAGTGAACAATGCAATTTCTTTTGATATCATCTTGCATCCTTATGTAATGAAATAGAGTTTGAACCATCTCAACAAACTCTTTTGATTTTAAGCTATGTCTATTGTAGAGTGGTTATGAATCTCCAACGATctattatttcttttccttccaaGTACAATATCAATGAttcattttttagttaattattgcaAAGTGTTttcttatgattgttttttattgttacctttgattaaattaaattattaaattaactttaagTTAATGACTCAAGTTTCAGGTTATTTTTAACCATctcttttttgtgttaaaaaaaaattaaatcagttCTAATAGCTCAAGTTACCACTGACCAGTCTAGTTTTCAATAAGGGATAATGAGTCAAATAGTCAATTCCTACTACCTCAGCTATTCTCTTTGTTTACGTGAACGATTCAAAGTCCGGGCTCTTGCCTCCTAGTGGAAGATAGTCAGAGGCAGTAGACCATATCATTAATTGATGATAGCAGACGACAACATATTTAATTTGCTGGTTCTACGGCAGCTCTCTGACTGCCCAGAAGTTAATAACCTACGGTGTAATTAATTCAATGCATCGCCACCGTAAGCTAAACAGTAAAATTTGCATGCGATGGGCTAAATGAAAAGTTCAGGCGGAATTTAAATGATACAGATCAACATGGATCCTGTCTAGCTAGCTTTTTAGTTGTTATGTTAAACATATAGGAATTTACGTAGCCTGAACTAATTCAGATTAGGAATAAGAAGCAAAACATAAGTCATGAAAAGGGTCCAAGGAATCCTAATCGTACTgtttattcttaataaaaatagtCTGCCATCATttgttttgaaacaaaaaggcTTGTAATGGTTTAAATAGGTCCCTCACTAACCTAAactaaaaatagagagagaaaaaaaaacctgagcagataaaaaattaaaggcaaaatccatatttaactagtaaaattaataaaattgaaaaaacaatatcttcTGAGTTTAATTGAAAACATTGTAGAACAAAGTGATAAAACAGTAAAATCtccttataaaatttaaacacgacccaaaacttaaataaaaagttatatcTATTTTCATTAAATTGATCATTTGGTGTTTaaaaacccttttcttttactcaACTTGATTATATAGTTCATAAAAAGGTGTATTGGACATTCCACATTATCAAattactataaatatatatttgtttgcttggaaagtagattttttttggaaagtagtttttataaaaaataaattcctgaaaattagattattttttgatatttcacAATATCATGAAaagtaagttaaaaaatattaattttctttttaggtttattaaaagaatggaGATCAAAACTGATAGATAAAAAGTTGAAGaatgttgaaaatgaaaaaaaaagttaatttcataaattattttaaattaaacaaataaaaataataaaaataataaggatcaaatctgataaatgaaaaaatttcaattcagaaaagaataagagaaaaaacaaattataataaaaagaataaggactaaagttgatataaaaatcaaattaaattctaagggataaaactgaaaaacaaatataaaaattaaaaaattaaagagcaaattttatataatcaataaataatatgatatttttgaatATCTGCAACTTctagaaattatatttcatctaaaattaaaaaaaatatatttttctagaaatcaaatcaaatcaattttttttaattgaaaaatattttttattaatcaacttctttaataataaataaacatgagaaatttagaaaaataattttaaagaactACTTTTCATACAATAATATTCAGCTAGCAAGTAAACTATTGACTCTCCAAAATATGCTTCCAATAAATTTTACGTAAACTAGCTGGCTTTTCCTCGCTACGCCGCAGGTTGTTGTGAAAGCGAGCAAAACATGGATCTTAAAGTGCAGTCTTTATCTGAATTGATATAAGCTGCTATTAAAATTCAGTAACATCTAATGAACCAGCTAGCTTATTTGTAAGAACCGATCGAAGCCTATTATTCCAATTGCCCAAAACAATAATCGATGAAGAGCAAGCATGCAATCAAGAACCTCAACAATGCACAGCGTCTTGCGATTTGATGGAGGAAGGCAAATCTGGTATTTGAAACcacaaaattgaagaaaaagaaagcaagatgAGGCAGCAAAGAACCTAAATTAGTTTGTATGTGGTAAGAGAATGGCAAAAATAAACCTTCTAACTCACTCGAAACAGCATACGAGTTAATTGACAGGTGGGgctactagaaaattaaaaaagaaaagaaaatgctgACGGAAAGAATTCCTTGGTTGTTTATAACCAAGAGAGGAAAATGCTGACGGAAACGGCGGtggaatagaaaaataatataaaaaatctcatcaGCAATTATTTGAACATTTCCAAAATGTTAAATTTCAAACAGAATTTCTATGAAGATTTCATGAGTGattttaaaaggaattaaaatcTGAAAGTCGTCGTcccctctttcttcttcttcttttatttaattcaaaccCTGACcccatttctttaaatttttcaaagccCTTCTTTAATATCCAGCCACCCACCTCTTTAGCGCTATTGCAACTTTCCTCTCTTGGtttcatttcttctcttttgttcattaaatattctttgaatctgtaatttttgtttagcttttgattaattatattatttatttgatgaaagCAATGTTTGCTTTCGCCACTGACTCGGAGACTAATAAAAACCCTAATAGATCCGTTGAGGTAATTTCTTCTGACTAATAATTTATCTGTAATTGTTTTTAGTGATTAATTCACTTTTTCCTAATATGCTTTTTCCGACTAATTATCTTGAGTGTTTAGGATGATAAATGCATATTTCAAatgtgtttctttgttttttttttaatttgattgtggatttagttatttttcatgatttttgtttttgtaattattggcTTGAgaatcataaaaatcaaaaaagaaaagaaaagaaaacgcaGAAAGAAATGTCAATGGAATATTCTTTGCAATGTCAACGAAATAAAAAACCCAAGCAAGCAAGTTTTTGATGAAAGTATTCCATCACCAATTTTATTAGCATTGAAAAATATCGACGGAACCTTTACTATACGCTGACAAAATACTTCAtcggaattttttaattttctgataGTGTGGTTATTACCGACTCTAAGAACAGGCGATCGTAAAACTACGTGGATCCTTAACGATtcgccaaaaaaaaagagagcaggAAAACAATCGTTGAATcagttcaataaaaataaaaaataaaaacaacgaaTGCCCCAGTTACAATGAGACGAATTTGGTTTATAGGGAAAGGAATTCCTTACCTGAAACCCTAAAAGTGGTACAATTCTTGGAACAATGGCCATCCATAACCCCAGTTGCTGAGATGAAACAAACAACATTAATAGTAATTGAGAAGAGGCGGCAGAATCAGTAGGGGACAAAGCTAGCAGCTtgccttcaattttttataccAGTCCCACAAAAAAATACGAAGGTGGACACAAAGCCATTGAATCTTCTCTGAAAGGCAGCATTAGTGGTGAAGAAATTCCAAGAATCACCTTTTCATGGTAGTGAAACATCTGTTGAGGAAACAAAATGACAAATAGTGCAGCTTGTGCAAAAATGTAAAAATCTtctaacttttcttttcttttccagatCGCACTACAACCATGTGTATATATGGCTGCCGGACTGGAAATGGGATCGCGTTCACGTCTTGCCCGTTGTTTCTTGATAAGATGAGAATTGTTTGGGTGGAAATAATAAATGAGGAAATTGGATTCCCTAATTCTAAGGTAATTAGAAAATTCGACATAGATGTTTTTACATTAAATCAAAAccataatgattttattattaaactaataaaattaaatacaaaatactaACGAGTTTGTGCAAATCTTAATACAAAaagctttattttaaaaaaaaattcaatatgtgTTTTAGAAAGATATAAAACCATTTGTTAAACTTCACCTcacaatttagattttttttaaaatgttaataatcatatctcatattaaataattaaggacaaaaatatataatagtaCAAAAGATGTTGAGTAGACCCGTCATCATAAAGTATATAATAAATACAATGATTtcaagtaattataatttttcttttattttaccaTTGGTTGAATTACCAACGACTTGGTGCTGGCGGAAATTTGCTCagacactctctctctctgtaacAAAACTGATGCCAAGTGCAAGCGACAACGGCTTTGACGCCTGCTCTTTGACCCTCTGCTGAGTCTGCTCCATTAACATTTGAAGGTTCCTTGTGAGCAAAGATTAGTTGACAAGTCAGTGAACAAATTTGACAGCATGACGTGGAAGTTTGATAAATGGAGTGCATTGCTCTCGTCTACTGGAGAATAAATGTGTCATTAAACCCATGGATGGACAATTTATCgtcaatcaattattattaattggaCTAAATTGCAATATTTTCCATGACTTATAGTAAATTCAATGCTTTAAGCAACATCGGTCACTAAGGAATGCGATCATGCTACGTACTTGAAAATGAAAGATGCTAATGGCAAGTTTGTAACGACGACGATTCATCACAAGTCCGGCAATTATTTTCCTaaattggatttaattggaATAATACTTGTCtagaaaatataattagtttagtttagttttcaaGTTTGGTTcattaagtttaatatttttttattaatgcagAAGCATTTTCATTATAAATCTTAGAAGTTAAGTCCTAGCTATTACTTctagatgtttttaaaaagaaaatcttaaaaggtaacatataaattgaaatgTTTAGTGGGACATAGTCATGTCAAGGTAAGAAACTACTCATGTTTATGGATCTATCTATGAATTTCTGCACATCTAGACCTTTTTGGTGGCATCTGCATACTCTTCAAACCCTAGGGGCATGTTGACAATTCTACCCAAGATTATTATTGGCCAACTAGAGGGataaaaaatcagttttatGACCAATTGTATGGTCAAATAATTAGCTTTTAGgaccaaaataatatttgtcaGTACAAGATTTCAACCTAGTTATCAATCAACAATTGCTTTTAGGACTAAATATTACAAGTTATGTTTGCCTAAGGTATGCTCGACCATCaatcttttcaatatatatattattttgtcaaTACAGATTGGGAGATATTCAGGTTGGTAAGGCCTTACAAACATAACTTGTAATATTTAGTcactgataaaaaataaatagagataatTGAAACAAGagtgtcaaagaaccatttcaacttaaaaacttaagcttttaggtgagatttcaagatatgatttatattattctctaacacacctcctcaagtgaaagccctttgagtttgaaacttgcatagaTCCACATTacctttgtgcttaatttttattaaataaataaagatgatgagattcgaactcgtgaccgcttggtcatcaaggctatgatatcatatcaaagaaccatctcaacctaaaaacttaagtttttagatgAGGTCtgaggatataatttatattattttctatgtaTAAGTAGATATATATATCCTTAGCTTTAGTCTCCAATGTAGATATGTCATCCTTTATAGCTTTACCATCTCTATTCATTCCTTGTATAAATAATTTGTCTAACTCCAAGACAAGCATAATTGGACATGGCAATCCATGCCTAATGACCAAACATCCAGCGGATAATTCCCATTGTTCCAAATTTTCATACACatcttatagaaaataatcGAGGTGGAAATATTTAAGCCTATCAGAACATGAAGACTTTTAAATCACACTAGGTGTGGAtccatgcaaaaaaaataaaaatcatctcatataaaatttttaaattcatgactTTGATTACTAGATCTAAAATATTCTatctgaaaaaattataaaatctaccTTTTTAGGATACTCATTAGTCCAACTGTTGTGCTGGCCACTCTTGCTTGCAATGGATCAGACATGATGACTTCTGGTTTGTGTAAGCTTCATTTTGAGATGTTTTGTTATTAGAGgtcatctttgttttttcctttcataatTCTCAAACTATATATCTTTGCAGTCCCAATGACACTCGCTGATGATGGAGCA from the Populus nigra chromosome 9, ddPopNigr1.1, whole genome shotgun sequence genome contains:
- the LOC133703359 gene encoding G-type lectin S-receptor-like serine/threonine-protein kinase At4g27290, giving the protein MDGHCSKNCTTFRVSGYNLVDHFPKSRLHTRDSVSQQKQSAMKGTTKKSLERLLFLCSFLLSSIRTSTTLDTVTPSQPISDGQTIVSPGESFELGFFSPGSSRNRYLGIWYKKISMGTVVWVANREAPLFDHLGVLKVTAQGNLVLLNSTKGIVWSSNTSRAAENIPDARLLESGNLVVEDGNDDGPDKYLWQSFDYPCDTLLPGMKLGRNLASGFDWFLSSWKSTDDPAYGDFTFRIDLHGVPQLVLKKGSVIQFRAGSWNGIRWTGAQAMVRNPVYTYEFVSNETYVYYKYELLNSSVFSRMVLNASGVSQRFTWIDRSHSWVLYYAVIVDQCDNYAFCGAYASCNINKSPVCSCLQGFEPKSPRDWSFLDWSDGCARRTLLDCDKGDGFLKHAGVKLPDTTYASVNKSIGLEKCGELCSNNCSCTAYANSDVRGGGSGCILWFRDLIDIREFSDGGQDLYIRVAASELGNNGAKRSSNDKKLLGIIFGSVIFIAMLAIGLILYIRKKKAKTKNSLEKDCNDEDENEVMELPIFDMKTIIKATENFSIDKKLGEGGFGTVYKGNLNEGQEIAVKRLSQDSGQGLKEFKNEVILIAKLQHRNLVKLLGCCVERDERMLIYEYMPNKSLDYFIFDESRRKELDWHNRINIINGIARGLLYLHQDSRLRIIHRDLKASNVLLDSKMNPKISDFGLARMFGGDETEANTKKVVGTYGYMSPEYAIDGLFSVKSDVFSFGVLVLEIVSGRKNRGFNHPDHQHNLLGHAWRLWLEERPLELIDDILGESCALSEVLRCIHVALLCVQQRPDDRPSMSTVVLMFGSDTMLPQPKQPGFFTERNVVEAESSASKNDSSTKNEITISLLEPR